A single window of Plasmodium malariae genome assembly, chromosome: 8 DNA harbors:
- the IMC1c gene encoding inner membrane complex protein 1c, putative, producing the protein MEDSNKLSPIFKKSDSMDAKETSTVDRKWVALTAYQPVDVVTKTVEVPIIKTVEKFVPKTIIQEKIIHVPKNVTHVVEKIVEVPEVKYIEKIVEVPHIHYKNKYVPKIEVVEKIVERQNIIEKWHDKIVEVPQIKEVVRFKEIEDAEEVIKYVPRNSKHINWEEEYKKYSQRQSVQRYSMDNGSYQKKMSLYNDYNENAYTQNAYSRSLDFMKNQSSLNEQNNLRSEDFSQLNLLNQYSSRGIGSFDQQRSIPASSFDVRGSLQLKRLPSEEAKPVGCCTTVCR; encoded by the coding sequence atggaagATTCAAATAAACTTTCGCcgatttttaaaaaatctgATAGTATGGATGCAAAAGAGACATCTACAGTAGATAGAAAATGGGTTGCATTAACAGCCTACCAACCAGTTGATGTTGTTACAAAGACTGTTGAAGTTCCAATTATTAAAACGGTAGAAAAATTTGTCCCAAAAACTATTatacaagaaaaaattatccaTGTCCCAAAAAATGTTACACACGTTGTTGAGAAAATAGTGGAAGTCCCAgaagttaaatatattgagAAAATAGTTGAAGTTCCTCACATACATTACAAAAACAAATACGTTCCAAAAATTGAAGTAGTAGAAAAGATTGTTGAGCGCCAGAATATTATCGAAAAATGGCATGACAAAATTGTTGAGGTACCTCAAATCAAAGAAGTTGTTAGATTTAAAGAAATCGAAGATGCAGAGgaagttataaaatatgttccAAGGAATTCTAAGCACATTAACTGGGAAGAAGAGTACAAAAAATACTCTCAAAGACAAAGTGTACAAAGATATAGTATGGATAATGGTTCTtatcagaaaaaaatgaGTTTATATAATGATTATAATGAAAACGCATATACACAAAATGCATATAGTAGAAGTCTtgattttatgaaaaatcaATCAAGcttaaatgaacaaaataatttaaggAGTGAAGATTTTTCACaacttaatttattaaatcaaTATAGTTCAAGAGGTATTGGCAGTTTCGATCAACAACGAAGCATTCCTGCATCCAGTTTTGATGTACGCGGAAGTTTACAATTGAAAAGATTACCATCTGAGGAAGCTAAACCTGTTGGTTGTTGTACAACTGTTTGCAGGTAA